One window of Diabrotica undecimpunctata isolate CICGRU chromosome 8, icDiaUnde3, whole genome shotgun sequence genomic DNA carries:
- the LOC140449004 gene encoding uncharacterized protein, with product MRDEAGLHIRFQDFLDGNKQEKPSSGVAICVKNTLEEQTIPLKTDIEAVAVSVKASQCINVCCIYTPINTLLTLTDLKTLISQIPMPRLTVGDFNSHNPMWGSTNFNIKGRLIEDLLAEENLNILNDGRPTRFNVHIDTTSAIDLSICDPTLSMALNWDPLPFLYGSDPYYSAISEYQPVRKWNQKNANLNKYADAIETDIE from the coding sequence aaacaagCAAGAAAAACCAAGTAGTGGAGTGGCCATTTGTGTTAAAAATACTCTTGAAGAACAAACGATTCCTCTAAAAACAGACATCGAAGCTGTAGCCGTCTCAGTTAAAGCTTCCCAATGCATTAATGTATGTTGCATCTATACTCCCATAAATACACTTCTCACCTTAACCGACTTAAAAACACTCATTTCACAAATACCTATGCCCAGGCTAACAGTAGGAGATTTCAATAGTCACAACCCAATGTGGGGCTcaacaaattttaatattaaaggtaGACTAATCGAAGACTTGTTAGCTGAAGAAAATTTAAACATTCTCAATGATGGAAGACCAACCAGATTTAATGTACATATTGATACAACATCGGCAATCGATCTATCGATTTGTGACCCAACTCTTTCAATGGCTCTTAATTGGGATCCACTACCCTTTTTATATGGGAGCGACCCATATTATTCAGCTATCTCTGAATACCAACCAGTCCGGAAATGGAACCAGAAAAACGCTAATTTAAACAAATATGCTGATGCCATAGAAACAGACATAGAATAA